One window of Bacillus alkalicellulosilyticus genomic DNA carries:
- a CDS encoding reverse transcriptase-like protein, which yields MNVTIKWDYLPVKGKEPLLFESKPIPVTTVIPIVNDIEKTGRVKELLFVDEQGSEWSKKEILKYLKGVEDEPHNITLTFDGGFEHTSNKAGLGITIHFTQNKTEFRIRKNQCIEGIQSNNEAEYAALWFGIQELENLGAHHIPVTIQGDSLVVINQLTEEWPCYEEELLSWIERIEKKVADLGFQVNYSSLSRKNNKEADHLASQALQGTEISSQIAL from the coding sequence TTGAACGTTACAATTAAATGGGATTATCTCCCTGTTAAAGGGAAAGAACCGTTGTTATTTGAATCAAAACCGATTCCTGTTACTACCGTGATACCCATTGTAAATGATATCGAAAAAACAGGAAGAGTTAAAGAGTTATTATTTGTAGATGAACAAGGAAGCGAATGGTCAAAAAAAGAAATTCTTAAATACTTAAAAGGTGTAGAGGACGAGCCTCACAACATTACACTTACATTTGATGGTGGCTTCGAGCACACATCAAATAAAGCAGGCCTTGGAATTACCATTCATTTCACCCAAAACAAAACAGAGTTTCGTATCCGCAAAAACCAATGTATTGAGGGGATTCAATCTAATAACGAAGCGGAGTATGCAGCGCTTTGGTTTGGGATCCAAGAGCTTGAGAACCTAGGGGCACATCATATTCCAGTGACGATTCAAGGTGATTCATTAGTTGTCATTAACCAATTAACCGAAGAATGGCCTTGTTATGAAGAAGAGTTATTGAGCTGGATTGAGCGAATTGAAAAAAAAGTTGCTGACCTTGGATTTCAAGTCAACTATTCAAGCCTCTCTCGAAAAAATAATAAAGAAGCAGACCATCTAGCCTCACAGGCTTTGCAAGGTACTGAAATATCAAGTCAAATTGCACTATAA
- a CDS encoding HD-GYP domain-containing protein: protein MRLIQIDQYHEKSMELAKPVYDSQGRVLLAAGNRIHPKYLTKLKAIGVTFLLVEDVMSSGITLDEMVDMPTWMDASQTVKDCYEHAKARKLLPVRELQQTAAKLLNEVKRRKAVLLIPSTSVAKELQPFAHSVNVALIALQIGKILKYTDSKQRDLVIGCLLHDIGKAVTNKEQEHPEKGFEILRTAREINLLSAHIAYQHHEKVNGEGFPRKLKGSEFIEFAQVCSIANEFENMISKQEISTYEAIERLMTTIDKSYSHQVIDALFKGVPSYLPGTLVRLSTGEAAIVMRIENHLHRPVVKIAETEKEISLEDNPTIVITEELTEAQIKG from the coding sequence ATGCGATTAATTCAAATAGATCAATACCATGAAAAATCGATGGAATTAGCAAAACCGGTGTATGATTCGCAAGGAAGAGTGTTACTAGCTGCAGGGAATCGTATCCATCCCAAATATTTAACAAAATTAAAAGCAATTGGAGTCACGTTTCTACTCGTTGAGGACGTGATGTCGTCAGGAATTACCCTTGACGAAATGGTCGACATGCCTACATGGATGGATGCATCACAAACCGTAAAAGATTGTTATGAACATGCAAAAGCAAGAAAATTACTTCCTGTACGTGAGCTTCAGCAAACAGCAGCTAAACTGTTGAATGAGGTAAAGAGAAGAAAAGCGGTGCTGCTGATCCCATCTACGTCTGTCGCGAAAGAGCTTCAGCCATTTGCTCATAGTGTAAATGTTGCATTGATTGCTCTTCAAATTGGGAAAATATTAAAATATACAGATTCGAAACAACGAGATTTAGTAATAGGATGTTTGCTTCATGACATTGGTAAAGCAGTAACAAATAAAGAGCAAGAACATCCTGAAAAGGGATTTGAAATTTTACGAACGGCTCGTGAAATCAACTTGCTCTCTGCACATATTGCGTATCAGCATCATGAAAAAGTGAACGGGGAAGGCTTTCCTAGAAAACTTAAGGGAAGTGAATTTATTGAATTTGCTCAAGTGTGCAGTATCGCAAACGAGTTTGAGAATATGATTTCTAAACAGGAAATCAGTACGTATGAAGCCATTGAAAGATTGATGACTACCATAGATAAAAGTTATTCGCACCAAGTTATCGATGCTCTATTCAAAGGCGTTCCTTCTTATCTTCCAGGAACCCTAGTACGCTTAAGCACTGGAGAAGCAGCGATCGTCATGAGGATCGAAAATCACCTGCACCGCCCAGTCGTCAAAATAGCAGAAACAGAAAAAGAAATCTCACTAGAAGACAATCCAACTATTGTTATAACCGAAGAACTAACCGAAGCCCAAATAAAAGGATGA
- a CDS encoding PHP domain-containing protein, with protein sequence MVEKNADLHMHSTASDGGYTPSELMKKCHDNGLTHVSLTDHDTVNGVKEAIQAGQALGMTVIPGIEFSTKVSGKSVHILGYGIDWQDQSLLDMLELQREQRRKRLDVILSKLKKVGIELEAADVLEFVDGGSIGRPHVAKALVKKGHVRDIAEAFELYLAEGKPCYVSKEKEMSPEEAIEWIHRTGGLAVVAHPVYYDLDEIIEELVQTKQLDGIEIYHRDHPEDVVAHYEHLTAEWESKYGRQLLKTGGSDFHHEDYGRNREPLGVTRLQTSLAIELIDQLQQR encoded by the coding sequence ATGGTTGAAAAAAATGCAGATTTACATATGCATTCCACGGCTTCAGACGGAGGATATACTCCGTCTGAACTTATGAAAAAGTGTCATGATAATGGTCTAACCCATGTTTCGTTAACAGACCATGATACTGTAAATGGTGTGAAAGAGGCGATTCAAGCTGGACAAGCCTTAGGAATGACGGTTATTCCTGGAATTGAATTCTCTACAAAAGTATCGGGCAAAAGTGTTCATATATTAGGCTACGGGATTGACTGGCAGGACCAATCTTTATTAGACATGCTAGAATTGCAACGAGAACAACGGCGAAAGCGACTAGATGTCATTTTATCTAAATTAAAAAAAGTAGGAATTGAGTTAGAAGCTGCTGATGTGTTGGAGTTTGTTGATGGTGGGAGCATTGGTCGACCACACGTTGCAAAAGCATTGGTCAAAAAGGGGCATGTTAGAGATATAGCCGAAGCATTTGAACTATATTTGGCTGAAGGAAAACCTTGTTATGTTTCAAAGGAAAAAGAAATGTCCCCAGAAGAAGCCATTGAATGGATTCATCGGACAGGGGGACTTGCTGTCGTTGCACATCCCGTTTATTATGACTTAGATGAGATAATTGAAGAATTGGTACAAACAAAACAACTAGACGGGATTGAAATCTATCATCGAGACCATCCAGAAGATGTTGTTGCCCATTATGAACATCTCACAGCAGAGTGGGAATCTAAATATGGCAGACAATTATTGAAAACGGGCGGGTCGGATTTCCATCATGAAGATTATGGTAGAAACCGTGAACCTTTAGGAGTTACCCGTTTACAAACTTCATTAGCAATTGAACTAATAGATCAACTTCAACAAAGATAA
- a CDS encoding DUF4352 domain-containing protein, with the protein MIRQKVMILVVLLIVVAGMAYYTINGGVSFSKEGKEVNDKPVQAEAEPGTSYTIGDEVVLNQLALTVNGVRVEQVEGSNESQYVIVDISIENQRSNMHEFTLHKLTLADEEGYAYEHTLQIETKGILGGQISSGRTVRGEVAFLVPTQQKYELVYTDHLRTGQVIWDIEVNTGE; encoded by the coding sequence ATGATACGTCAAAAGGTAATGATATTAGTTGTATTATTAATTGTTGTTGCAGGAATGGCTTATTACACAATTAATGGGGGAGTTTCTTTTAGCAAAGAAGGAAAAGAAGTAAATGACAAACCTGTTCAAGCTGAAGCAGAACCTGGAACAAGTTATACTATCGGGGATGAAGTGGTACTTAACCAGCTAGCACTGACAGTAAATGGTGTCCGTGTCGAGCAGGTTGAAGGAAGCAATGAATCTCAGTATGTAATAGTGGATATATCAATTGAAAATCAAAGGTCTAACATGCATGAATTTACCTTACATAAATTAACGTTAGCTGATGAGGAAGGCTATGCGTATGAACATACTCTTCAAATCGAAACAAAGGGAATTCTTGGTGGGCAAATTAGTTCAGGGAGAACGGTTCGAGGTGAGGTTGCCTTTTTAGTCCCGACCCAACAAAAATATGAACTAGTGTATACGGATCATCTGCGAACGGGTCAAGTGATATGGGATATTGAGGTCAATACAGGGGAATAG
- the nadE gene encoding ammonia-dependent NAD(+) synthetase, whose product MSSLQREIIEALQVEQEIDPKQEIRNRVDFLKDYLKQTGAKGYVLGISGGQDSTLTGKLCQLAITELNHETDSSYTFYAVRLPYGEQRDEADAQDALDFIQPDKRITVNIKAAVDASIQAFEQATGETLSDFNKGNTKARERMKAQYDLGAHYGCLVVGTDHAAEAITGFFTKHGDGACDIAPIFGLNKGQGKLLLQELGCPQHLYTKAPTADLEDNQPGLPDEVALGLTYQELDAFLEGKDLHEEKRAKIEERYTQTEHKRQPPVTLYDHWWKK is encoded by the coding sequence GTGTCTTCACTACAAAGAGAAATCATTGAAGCACTTCAAGTGGAACAAGAGATTGACCCCAAACAAGAAATTCGTAACCGAGTGGACTTCTTAAAAGACTATTTGAAACAGACAGGCGCAAAAGGATATGTCCTAGGCATTTCAGGTGGACAAGATTCTACACTGACAGGAAAGCTATGTCAATTAGCGATTACGGAGCTTAATCATGAGACAGACTCTTCATATACGTTTTATGCAGTAAGGCTTCCGTATGGTGAACAGCGTGATGAGGCGGATGCGCAGGATGCACTTGATTTTATACAACCAGACAAACGAATTACAGTAAATATTAAAGCTGCAGTTGATGCCTCTATTCAAGCTTTTGAACAGGCGACGGGTGAAACGTTATCTGACTTTAATAAAGGAAATACGAAGGCTCGCGAACGTATGAAGGCCCAATATGACTTAGGGGCTCATTATGGGTGCTTAGTTGTTGGAACAGACCATGCAGCAGAAGCCATCACAGGATTTTTTACAAAGCATGGAGATGGAGCCTGTGACATTGCTCCAATCTTTGGGCTCAATAAAGGGCAAGGTAAATTGCTATTGCAAGAACTTGGTTGCCCTCAACACTTATACACAAAGGCTCCAACTGCAGATTTAGAGGATAACCAACCAGGGCTTCCAGATGAGGTGGCATTAGGGTTAACATATCAGGAGTTAGATGCGTTTCTAGAGGGAAAAGATTTGCATGAGGAAAAGCGTGCGAAAATAGAAGAACGCTATACGCAAACAGAGCATAAACGACAGCCACCTGTTACATTGTATGACCATTGGTGGAAGAAGTAA
- a CDS encoding acyl-CoA thioesterase, whose amino-acid sequence MKTSSKKIEVRYAETDQMGIVHHGSYVIWCELGRTQFIRDIGFNYADLEEMGILSPVTEISLQYKYPAVYGEEVTITTWIEHYDGLRIVYGYEIVNEQGKICVTGTSSHVCVKKENFKPISIRKQLPDWHAIYEREKKTCE is encoded by the coding sequence ATGAAAACATCTAGCAAAAAAATTGAAGTAAGGTATGCAGAAACGGACCAAATGGGAATTGTTCATCACGGTAGTTACGTGATTTGGTGTGAATTAGGGAGAACACAATTCATCCGTGATATTGGATTCAACTATGCAGATTTAGAGGAAATGGGGATTTTATCACCTGTTACAGAAATTTCGTTACAGTATAAATACCCAGCTGTTTACGGAGAAGAGGTGACGATTACGACGTGGATTGAACACTATGATGGTCTGCGAATTGTATATGGCTATGAAATCGTCAACGAGCAAGGAAAGATTTGTGTCACAGGGACAAGCTCTCACGTCTGTGTGAAAAAGGAAAACTTTAAACCGATCTCAATTCGAAAGCAATTGCCTGATTGGCATGCCATTTATGAGCGAGAAAAGAAAACTTGCGAGTAA
- a CDS encoding AAA family ATPase, whose amino-acid sequence MLEQTDYVTYVKRKVAAWEKEPNSFRDDAEALRMLAEIDMNTPIEEEEKQLLQSTLYSLLAYSRFQRVSIVDDVTERWLSLASKEEQQSPLTYWVKLMIILEQCRTSYLPDEFPQIRETDHGSAKRKLAQDYVNLAEQFFKRIPTCREQLKQADEYATILKDDLYKDIVKRLQDLLQEIETEMLKVTKSTEAYKDSMTGIYYSATQLHEIRSVIQTVEQLKRKWEELVATGDETQHQSSALEELYKLIGLDDVKKRVEALYNFLQYQQIRKEKGFHLQNGVNLNMIITGNPGTGKTLLARTLAKIYKELGMLEKEEVVEVNRSHLVGGFVGQTEENTMNYIERALGGVLFIDEAYALKRENAAGNDYGQTAIDTLVAAMTNSEYAGKFAVILAGYPEEMRQFMMSNPGLRSRFPEQNIIGLPNYTLSELTAIAEKIAIENDFFFSNSGKQELVKRIEKEQVDETFGNARTVENIVQDAIFQKGSKLDLAEPLDYQDVAILTDDDVKKIEEKKSEQMALDRLEQLIGLEEVKKEVQQLAAFVKVQQLRLEKGLPTVPIQLHSVFTGNPGTGKTTVASLFAEILKEIGLLKRGHLIVTGRSDLVAGYIGQTAIKTKQKIREALGGVLFIDEAYALASGGTKDFGREAIDTLVEEMTKHDENLVVVLAGYPTEIDFLLSQNPGLQSRFKKHFLFPDYHAEQLVDIMKQHASQYGYELDAGLTNKLKQVLEAKKVHGNGRFAIDAIDNAIQNHAKRIIEKQQELTNTDLTRLTEMDFMLLNE is encoded by the coding sequence ATGTTAGAGCAAACTGATTATGTAACTTACGTTAAAAGAAAAGTAGCAGCGTGGGAAAAAGAACCGAATTCGTTCAGAGATGATGCAGAAGCCCTACGTATGTTAGCAGAAATTGACATGAATACTCCTATTGAGGAAGAGGAGAAACAATTACTACAGTCTACGCTCTATAGTCTTCTTGCCTACTCCCGATTTCAAAGAGTAAGTATTGTAGACGATGTTACTGAGCGTTGGCTTTCCCTTGCTTCTAAAGAGGAGCAACAAAGTCCTCTTACGTATTGGGTCAAGCTTATGATCATTCTTGAACAATGCCGTACTAGTTATTTACCTGATGAATTCCCTCAAATTAGAGAAACAGACCATGGTTCTGCAAAAAGAAAGCTAGCACAAGATTATGTCAATCTAGCTGAACAGTTTTTTAAGAGAATTCCAACTTGTAGAGAGCAGTTAAAGCAGGCTGATGAATACGCTACTATACTAAAAGACGATTTATACAAGGACATTGTCAAGAGACTTCAAGACTTACTTCAGGAAATTGAAACAGAAATGCTTAAGGTAACGAAGTCAACGGAGGCCTATAAAGATTCAATGACGGGCATTTACTACTCGGCGACTCAGCTCCATGAAATTCGCTCTGTCATTCAAACGGTTGAACAGCTGAAGAGGAAATGGGAAGAGTTAGTAGCTACCGGAGATGAAACGCAACATCAGTCCTCTGCGTTAGAAGAGTTGTACAAGCTGATTGGACTCGATGATGTGAAAAAGCGGGTCGAGGCGCTATATAACTTTTTACAATATCAACAGATTCGTAAGGAAAAAGGATTTCACCTTCAAAATGGTGTCAATTTAAATATGATTATCACAGGAAATCCGGGGACAGGCAAAACGTTACTCGCTCGGACGTTGGCTAAAATCTATAAAGAGTTAGGAATGCTAGAAAAAGAAGAAGTTGTTGAGGTCAATCGATCTCATTTGGTAGGTGGATTTGTCGGTCAAACAGAAGAAAATACGATGAATTATATTGAAAGAGCACTTGGTGGAGTTCTCTTTATTGATGAAGCCTATGCATTAAAACGAGAAAATGCTGCAGGGAACGATTATGGACAAACAGCAATTGATACCCTTGTCGCAGCGATGACAAACAGTGAGTACGCTGGCAAATTTGCGGTTATCTTAGCTGGTTATCCTGAGGAAATGCGGCAGTTTATGATGTCTAATCCAGGTCTTCGAAGTCGGTTCCCGGAACAAAACATCATCGGCTTACCGAACTATACCTTATCTGAATTAACAGCAATCGCTGAAAAAATCGCAATAGAAAATGATTTCTTCTTTTCAAATTCAGGAAAGCAGGAATTAGTTAAACGGATAGAAAAAGAACAAGTGGATGAAACGTTTGGCAATGCAAGGACTGTGGAAAACATCGTTCAAGATGCGATTTTTCAAAAAGGGTCAAAGCTTGATTTAGCAGAACCATTGGACTATCAAGATGTTGCGATATTAACCGATGATGATGTGAAAAAGATAGAAGAGAAAAAGAGCGAACAGATGGCGTTAGATCGACTCGAACAACTCATCGGTCTAGAAGAGGTAAAAAAAGAAGTACAGCAATTAGCCGCTTTTGTAAAAGTTCAACAGCTTCGACTAGAAAAAGGATTACCAACCGTTCCGATTCAGCTGCATTCTGTGTTTACAGGAAATCCTGGTACTGGAAAAACGACAGTGGCCTCTCTTTTTGCTGAAATATTAAAAGAAATCGGTTTGTTAAAAAGGGGTCATCTGATTGTAACAGGTCGTTCCGATTTAGTCGCAGGCTATATTGGTCAAACCGCCATAAAAACAAAACAAAAAATAAGAGAAGCACTAGGTGGAGTTCTCTTTATAGATGAAGCTTATGCTTTGGCTAGTGGAGGAACAAAAGATTTTGGTCGTGAAGCGATTGATACTCTCGTTGAAGAAATGACAAAGCATGATGAGAACTTAGTTGTTGTTTTAGCAGGTTATCCTACTGAAATTGACTTTCTACTCTCTCAAAATCCTGGTCTGCAATCTCGTTTTAAAAAGCATTTCCTGTTTCCAGACTATCATGCAGAGCAGTTAGTAGACATCATGAAACAGCATGCTTCTCAGTATGGTTATGAACTAGATGCGGGCTTGACCAATAAGCTTAAACAGGTGTTAGAAGCGAAAAAGGTTCATGGAAATGGACGGTTTGCGATCGATGCGATAGACAATGCAATTCAAAATCATGCAAAACGAATCATTGAAAAACAACAGGAACTCACCAATACAGATTTGACAAGATTAACTGAAATGGACTTTATGTTGTTAAATGAATAA
- a CDS encoding DMT family transporter: MENKKNWLIYIMVGAATTTWGSAFLAGKIAVVSFEPTTVAFLRFFGAMVLLFPIMWVTERNRMKPTKKEWLLFGLLGLTGIAIYNICFFLASKHAPVIKSSLFIAANPVLITILAGLFLKEKITKSHVIGMIIALLGAVIIISEGHIVAMLKLGFAPIDFILVGAVISWALYSVLGRVVLRQYSSLVATTYAVAFGTLFLFPFALAETSWNDVQQATIGAWGAIAHMSIFVTVISFIMYYQGIKVIGAAKASIFINLMPVSAVIMAIIFLGETFTFAHILGAILVCSGVTIGSYFGNAKKKNSDGPKGIVGDEPHVRAN, translated from the coding sequence TTGGAGAACAAGAAAAATTGGCTCATTTACATTATGGTCGGAGCAGCTACAACGACGTGGGGAAGTGCATTTCTTGCTGGAAAAATCGCTGTAGTTAGCTTCGAACCGACCACTGTTGCGTTTTTGCGTTTTTTTGGTGCCATGGTGTTGTTATTTCCAATTATGTGGGTAACCGAAAGAAATAGAATGAAACCGACAAAAAAAGAATGGTTGCTATTTGGGTTATTAGGTTTAACTGGGATTGCCATTTATAATATTTGTTTCTTTTTAGCGAGTAAGCATGCACCGGTGATAAAAAGTTCACTATTTATTGCTGCCAATCCCGTTCTAATTACCATTTTAGCAGGACTGTTTTTAAAAGAAAAAATTACAAAAAGTCATGTCATTGGCATGATTATCGCGTTACTAGGAGCAGTTATTATCATTTCTGAAGGTCATATTGTCGCGATGTTAAAACTAGGCTTTGCTCCCATTGATTTTATATTAGTAGGGGCTGTGATTAGTTGGGCGCTTTATAGTGTCCTAGGAAGAGTTGTTTTACGTCAGTATAGCTCACTTGTAGCCACTACCTATGCTGTCGCATTCGGAACGTTATTTTTGTTTCCTTTTGCTTTAGCGGAGACGTCTTGGAACGATGTACAACAAGCGACCATAGGAGCATGGGGTGCAATTGCTCATATGAGTATATTTGTAACGGTCATTTCGTTTATTATGTATTATCAAGGAATAAAAGTAATTGGCGCAGCAAAGGCATCAATCTTTATTAATTTGATGCCTGTCTCTGCTGTCATCATGGCTATTATATTTTTAGGAGAAACGTTTACGTTTGCCCACATCCTTGGAGCGATATTGGTATGTAGTGGCGTTACGATTGGAAGTTATTTTGGAAATGCGAAAAAGAAGAATTCTGATGGACCAAAAGGAATTGTAGGTGATGAACCACATGTTAGAGCAAACTGA
- a CDS encoding copper resistance D family protein, which translates to MIIVSNLILFPLATFVLGYYIVETVMKREEPIHSIKASWIRWAILTIIVVTFIPVLTHTFYIVNDFNAPFWSTYQTVLLSYRVGNVWLAVIALGALLIIASIRKVHPGFSLALMVVLFFVIGLTSHSAALSPVAGYMANMLHLLAIAFWIGTLFVTVFATKHFPWSWFISWFSPLAIISVAVLVGSGLFMMRTVTPEYVNSWVLPYGQLLLLKHLVFIPLLMFGVVHGFFLKKRVEQGKSPKRSFAIESGIALVILFITSIMIEQVPPHVVEHTIESNDPSSLFLLIKGVVSLPLTLAFQPIGLLFGSLAVTTLAYLFVVIRLQKGYWLSVFLTLCFVLFGYIALMGSVN; encoded by the coding sequence ATGATTATAGTCAGTAATCTTATCCTTTTTCCGCTCGCTACCTTTGTACTCGGGTATTATATCGTAGAAACGGTCATGAAAAGAGAAGAACCGATTCATTCCATAAAAGCATCCTGGATTCGATGGGCGATTTTAACGATTATCGTTGTTACCTTTATTCCAGTACTGACTCACACTTTTTATATTGTAAATGATTTTAATGCTCCTTTTTGGAGTACGTATCAAACCGTTTTATTATCGTATCGGGTCGGCAACGTATGGTTAGCGGTTATTGCTCTTGGAGCGTTGTTAATCATTGCGAGCATTCGGAAAGTTCACCCTGGATTTTCATTGGCTCTCATGGTCGTGTTGTTTTTTGTAATTGGGCTAACGAGTCATAGTGCCGCTTTATCTCCTGTTGCAGGATATATGGCGAATATGCTTCATTTGTTGGCCATTGCATTTTGGATTGGTACATTGTTTGTAACGGTATTTGCGACGAAGCATTTTCCTTGGTCGTGGTTTATCTCGTGGTTTTCCCCATTAGCTATTATTTCAGTGGCTGTTCTAGTTGGCTCAGGTTTATTCATGATGAGGACTGTGACACCTGAATATGTCAATTCGTGGGTTTTGCCTTATGGTCAACTGTTACTATTAAAGCATTTAGTCTTTATTCCTCTATTGATGTTTGGTGTTGTTCATGGGTTCTTCTTAAAAAAGAGAGTTGAGCAGGGCAAATCACCTAAGAGGTCGTTTGCGATTGAGAGTGGGATTGCGCTAGTTATTTTGTTTATCACCTCAATTATGATTGAGCAAGTGCCACCCCATGTTGTGGAACATACGATAGAATCAAACGACCCGTCCTCTCTTTTCTTGCTAATAAAAGGAGTAGTGTCACTCCCATTAACATTGGCTTTTCAGCCTATAGGTCTTTTGTTTGGTAGTCTTGCGGTTACTACACTCGCGTATTTATTTGTTGTTATTCGTCTACAAAAAGGCTATTGGTTGTCGGTTTTCCTTACGTTATGTTTTGTCCTGTTTGGTTATATCGCCTTAATGGGGAGTGTAAATTGA
- a CDS encoding copper resistance CopC family protein: MKKSCFFVLLLLFLVPQQAFGHSYVDSSIPGDGDVVDGGVGEIELFFTGGIEEHTTIEVKSEDGEVIELDSEEVDSPQYIASFLEPLGNGEYVVTWKAVAVDGHVTEGEFSFEVTGVEPPPEPEEEPSEEVMVDVDETEEAAEEIEVTEEIEEQTDDQEQSEVVEEEEASTSSSFMPIFFMIIVVVLIVFLIVQFQRRKK, from the coding sequence GTGAAAAAGAGTTGTTTTTTTGTGTTGCTGTTGCTGTTCCTGGTTCCTCAACAAGCATTTGGTCATTCCTACGTCGATTCATCCATTCCTGGAGACGGGGATGTGGTAGATGGTGGTGTCGGAGAAATTGAGTTGTTTTTTACCGGAGGGATTGAAGAACATACAACCATCGAAGTTAAGAGTGAGGATGGAGAGGTCATTGAATTGGACTCCGAAGAAGTAGATTCCCCACAATATATAGCTTCCTTCCTTGAACCATTAGGTAATGGGGAGTATGTGGTAACTTGGAAAGCGGTGGCCGTAGATGGGCATGTTACAGAAGGTGAATTTTCATTTGAAGTGACAGGGGTGGAGCCTCCACCAGAACCGGAAGAAGAACCTAGCGAAGAAGTAATGGTAGACGTCGATGAAACCGAAGAGGCTGCAGAAGAGATTGAAGTGACAGAAGAAATTGAAGAACAAACAGATGACCAAGAACAAAGTGAAGTTGTTGAAGAAGAAGAGGCTTCTACAAGCAGTTCTTTTATGCCGATCTTCTTTATGATAATAGTTGTCGTACTCATCGTCTTTTTGATTGTTCAATTTCAAAGGAGGAAAAAATGA
- a CDS encoding TVP38/TMEM64 family protein, which produces MKRKIYIPVITALIIAAIYMYGEQLLLWMQLYASQYIVLTAIIATLFALFPIIPYPLIGGILGATFGPVLGALLTWIGSSAASIVMFIVVRYGYQDWGNKIIKRYEAIDKITTLFERNAFITIFFARLIPVIPSIIVNIYSALSRVSFVSYAIASSLGKVPAMILFAVVGNSFVTNRQDILYFGLFYLIFLLVVLLGYHLWKKQIEEKA; this is translated from the coding sequence ATGAAAAGAAAGATTTATATTCCAGTGATAACCGCTCTAATCATAGCAGCGATATATATGTATGGAGAGCAACTGCTCTTGTGGATGCAGCTGTATGCGAGCCAATATATTGTCTTAACGGCAATTATCGCTACTTTATTTGCGCTATTTCCGATTATTCCATATCCGCTCATTGGCGGCATTCTTGGAGCAACCTTTGGTCCTGTTCTCGGCGCTTTATTAACATGGATTGGGTCATCAGCTGCTTCGATTGTCATGTTTATTGTTGTTCGCTATGGGTACCAGGATTGGGGAAATAAAATCATTAAAAGATATGAGGCGATTGACAAAATCACTACCTTGTTTGAGAGAAATGCATTTATCACCATTTTCTTTGCAAGACTGATTCCTGTCATTCCATCAATCATCGTAAACATCTATTCTGCCTTAAGTCGAGTTTCATTTGTAAGTTATGCAATTGCCTCCTCTTTAGGAAAGGTACCCGCTATGATCCTTTTTGCTGTCGTTGGAAATTCGTTTGTCACCAATAGGCAAGACATCCTATACTTCGGGCTTTTCTATCTAATATTCTTACTTGTAGTCCTTTTGGGGTACCACCTTTGGAAAAAGCAAATTGAAGAAAAAGCATAA
- a CDS encoding VanZ family protein, with the protein MVTTYDFYHKGVFSIKSNVNDLKLKRFATVIFIIYILSVLYVTLLAWNYGASLGAAGPGGRNYNLIPFRSIYRISVFSKDIMDPIRILIGNIVLFVPFGLLLPLASKKLSQSIVKVSLLAMVFSITIEASQFLFTYRVSNIDDVILNTVGAWIGAFFLVKVMKKRVSVSIK; encoded by the coding sequence ATGGTAACTACATACGATTTTTATCACAAGGGCGTGTTTTCAATTAAATCAAACGTAAATGATCTTAAATTAAAAAGATTCGCAACTGTTATCTTCATTATTTATATATTATCTGTTTTATATGTAACCTTATTGGCTTGGAATTACGGGGCATCACTAGGTGCTGCTGGACCAGGCGGACGTAATTATAATCTTATTCCATTTCGAAGCATTTATAGAATTTCTGTGTTTAGTAAAGATATTATGGACCCGATTCGGATATTGATAGGAAACATTGTATTGTTTGTTCCATTTGGTTTACTTTTACCATTAGCCAGTAAAAAATTGAGTCAGTCCATAGTTAAAGTTTCATTATTAGCCATGGTCTTTTCAATAACTATAGAAGCTAGTCAGTTTTTATTTACATACCGAGTGTCTAATATTGATGATGTGATTTTGAATACGGTGGGTGCATGGATTGGGGCATTCTTTCTTGTGAAAGTCATGAAAAAACGCGTTTCTGTATCAATAAAATAA
- a CDS encoding acid-soluble spore protein N, which yields MKKTNQNHARFRPDHLGTQPRKSNSNNGKKMNTKGNEHPDYVPPKG from the coding sequence ATGAAGAAGACAAATCAGAATCACGCAAGATTTCGTCCAGATCATTTAGGTACGCAGCCTCGTAAATCAAATTCAAACAATGGAAAGAAAATGAATACAAAAGGAAACGAGCATCCGGATTATGTACCTCCAAAGGGCTAA